In the genome of Cydia splendana chromosome 12, ilCydSple1.2, whole genome shotgun sequence, the window ATTGAGCTTGTATTTCAGTGAGTTGTGCATCCATCTTCTTAGCGCTCTCGGCCGAAGCAGCGTCGGCGGCTGCAGCTTCCCCTTCCGTCTTCTTCTTTTCTTCTTCAACGGTCTTAGCTAACTCTTCATACTGCACCTTGTATTTCTTAGCTATCTTTCTAATTTGCATTTCCTTGTTTCTAATGTCATTGAGAGAAGCATCTTTACTGGCTACTTCTTCAGTAAGCTTAGCGTTTGTTTCAAGAGCTGCAGCAAGCTCTGCCTTTACCTTGGTAAGTTCCTCGGTAACTCTAGCCATGTCATCCCTGAGTGTATTTATTTCCTCTGTTAACCTCTTGTTTTCTTCGACCAAAGTACTTTGCTGCCGCGATAATACTGTATATTGCTCTTCTAACTTACTCTTCTCCACTCTAAGTGCGCCAAGTTCCTCATTTGCCTTTCTGGTGTTGTCTTTTTCGCTGGTTAACATCTTAGCTAGAGTCTCCCTTTCATTTTGAAGCCTCTTCCAGTCTTCTGGGCTGGTTTTGTTGGCGCGTTCGACTAAAGCGTTGACACGAGTTCGCCAACGAGCAGAATCTGCTTTTAGTGATGTGTTTTCGGATTGTAATGTCTCATTCCTTGAAGTCATGTCATTGATTTTTTCTTGCAGTGGACCTAATTTATCTTCGAGCTGCCTGGTTGATGCAGTCAGTTCCTCTACGCGACTTGTTAAAGTATCACGTTCTTCTCTAAGAATTCTGTTGCTATCTGTCAAAGCATTGAGTGTTTCGACTTTTCTAAGAATATCAGATTGCTTGTTCACAGTCACCATGCTTACTTCAGATGTTTCTCTTTCGGTAGCTAACGCCAGCTTGGCACTATCGAGTTGTTTCTCCGCAATTTCCAACTGCGACTTCAGCCGCATGTTCTCTGCGTTAAGAATGTCAGATTTCGCCATAGCAATATCTTTTTCTTTCCTAAGGAACTTAACAATTTGGAACAATTGTTCTGACGATTTTCCATCTTCCTCAGAAACCGAAACATTCATGGACGAATCGTTGGCTGATTCGTTCATGCTTTCCGACATGGATCTGGAGGCATGCGTAACGGACAACTGAGTGCCTAATGCTTGAATCTGGTTATGTAACAATGAATTCTGGTCATTCAGATCCTTAAACCGCTCCATCAACTGAGCGTTTTCTGCGGCAATCATTTTTTCTCTTTCAGCCCAAGCAGCTTTTTCTGTTTCTAAGTTCTCAACAGCATTATTTTTTAACGCAACTAATTCATTAATTTGATTTTGAGCTCTAGATAATTCTTCTTTCACAATAGACAAAGCCTGAATGTCAGTTGAATGAAGCATCATTTCATGATTATATTTTTCTTCAGCTTTAATGACAGCTTCTGACATTTTAGCTATCTCTGTTCGCATGGCTGCAAGCTCTGACTGGGAATTATCATAATTAGCTAATGCAGTCTTTAATTCTTCTTTAGCTTCTGCTAGCTCTCGCCTTAGAGCATTATTACTAGTAGACTGCTCTCCATTAGCTTGTAGAGTAAGCTCTGCTTCAAGTTCACCACATTTTTCTTCAAGGTGTTGCAATTTTTGTGTATAGTCAGAAAGTTTCGCCTCTGTTTCAGActtatatttttgatactcaGTATGAAGTGTTTTAAGCTCTTTTTCGGCGCCTTCTGATATGTCACAGTATTGTTTAATGTGTTCCTTTGCTACATTCAACTGCGCTTGTAGAGATTGGATTTCTGCATCTCTGTCTGAAAGTTTGTTTTCCAACTCTTTTATCTTCTTCATAGAATCAAACGAACCATCTGAATTAGGTGTCAAAGCAATCTTAAGTTTCTTTGCAAGTTCTTCATTAGCTTTATTTTTTTCAGAGAATTCTGCACGTAGTTGTGCCATTTCCTTTCTCAGTTGGTCTGCTGCATCTTTTTCTTCTTGCATACGCGATTTTGCGGTTTCAGTTTGACGTTCAAGATGCGACGCTAATTCTCTAAATCTGTCTTGTTCTTCTTGTAGCCTTCTTCTTAAAGCAGAGCATTCTCTCGTTGCTTCGTCCAAGCGCGACTCAATTTTTGCGCGGGTTTCAACTTCAACTCGCTCTAAGCTTGCCTTAATTAATTCAAGGTTTTTCAACAATAAAGATTGACCCTGACGTTCACgatttaatatttctttttcAGTCTGCAGCCGTAACTCAGTGTCTCTCAGTAATTTGCATTCCAATCTTAAGTTTTCTACTTGTATTTCAGCAGCAGCAAGTTTACCCTGCGCATTCAGAGCCTCATCGCGCAAGTGTTGCAAAGAAACTTCATGCTTAGCAATGGTCGCATTATAAGCTTTGTTCTTTTCTTCCAGTGATGCGATTTGCTTTTTGTAAGTAGTAACATTTGTTTGCAAGGTTTTAAGTCTCTCGTTATTATATTCTGAGGTTGATGAGCTTTTGCTATTTGCCGCCGTCAGCTTTGATATCTCTTGTCGCATGTTATCAATTTGTTCAAACAGCATTTTCTCATTTATTAGTTTTTCTTCTTTGTATGTTTTATATTCCTCTTTCAATAGTTCCAGGTGTTTCtccgtttcttttaattttatttctaggGCAGCTGTTTCAAGTACTGGTTTTTGGGGTTTTTCAGTAGTATCCATAGTAAATGAATCTCCTTTTTCCATGTCAATATCTTCCAATACGGAACTGATTTCGTGGCGTTTGCCTTTCATAAGGTCATGATACAATTTCTTAAACATGTCACGTTGTCTAATCAGACCATTCACCATTTTAGTCTGGCGGTCTTGAGCCTCAGTTAGTTCTAGAACTCTGTTCTTCaatgattctattttattttgcatttcTCCTGTCTCAAATTGTTCTTTGTGTCGCTCGAATTCTTCTTGCTTGTCAGTCAAATCGCGGACCATGCGCAGTAGTTTTTGATTGTTTGCTTGTAGCTCTTGTATGTCACTGAAAGTTACTAAAGTTTTGGATATGATCCTAGATGAACTTAAATCTGAGGAATTTGTTGCATTTGAGGCAGTATTAGAGGCATCATGGTCGCCATTGGGAAGTAACCCCCCGCGACTGTGTTCAATTTCCTTCAACAAGAAACAAACCTGTCTTCCCAAATCTGCAAGCTCTCCTTTGAGTCTAGTGTTTTCCCGACTATAATGGTTAGCAATTTTAGAGGACTCATTATAGTCGTCTCTTAGCCTGTTGCATTCAATCACCAATGAATCAATTTGCTGAGATAATGCTGTATTACTTTCGATTGCTTCTtcatattctattttttgtttttgaagcATTGGAGCCTTTTCTTCCAATTCTTGAACGATAGTATTGATAGTTATGTTAAGACGTCtattttcttctttttcttGTGCTAGCTCATCAGTGACTTTTACTAGCTGTGAATAAATTTGAGTCAAGGACATTCCTGATTTCAAAAGCTTACTAGCCGTAGCTGCAGATGGAGCTAAATCACTTAAAGCCATGTCAAGATTTTGTGCATTTGCAGCCTTTAAAAGGTCATTTGCATGTTCTAGTTCATTCTTTAGAGAAGAAATGATTTCATTCTTTTTCTCCATCAGTTCTTCGTGATCTAATTCGGACTGCTTATATTTCGTTTCCAATTCACCATATTTTTCTGTGGCTTCATTCAATAGCTTTTGCAGTTCCGAAATGCCTTCAGTTAGCTCCATAGTTTTTGCCTCAGCATCATCATGCATAGTTTTGAATAAATCGGCCAATTTCGTTTTGGCATCCAATTCTTTTTTATAATTATCTGTCATTTTGTTTTCAACT includes:
- the LOC134795498 gene encoding nucleoprotein TPR isoform X1 produces the protein MEAAGTDAGAKNHLENALSETEIANLPAVVADKINTYIDQKFEEYLTSKALHETSKTQIGDKISELEGAITELTAKYEDAAKKLLVADESVAELEKQLTTLNAEQDKARDKIARLENEAVSLKSARDAAVDERNDLTRILERRDTEIERLTANEVSLSQQLRAAIDAKCEALALNDETQSKELALQYREKRIEQERTLLNSQISGLTEEVNRLTSELQTVRLNSTSRLVNVETQLAEKLEELNAANETIAQLNEVKKNLNIRAENLTQRLLEQREVENKMTDNYKKELDAKTKLADLFKTMHDDAEAKTMELTEGISELQKLLNEATEKYGELETKYKQSELDHEELMEKKNEIISSLKNELEHANDLLKAANAQNLDMALSDLAPSAATASKLLKSGMSLTQIYSQLVKVTDELAQEKEENRRLNITINTIVQELEEKAPMLQKQKIEYEEAIESNTALSQQIDSLVIECNRLRDDYNESSKIANHYSRENTRLKGELADLGRQVCFLLKEIEHSRGGLLPNGDHDASNTASNATNSSDLSSSRIISKTLVTFSDIQELQANNQKLLRMVRDLTDKQEEFERHKEQFETGEMQNKIESLKNRVLELTEAQDRQTKMVNGLIRQRDMFKKLYHDLMKGKRHEISSVLEDIDMEKGDSFTMDTTEKPQKPVLETAALEIKLKETEKHLELLKEEYKTYKEEKLINEKMLFEQIDNMRQEISKLTAANSKSSSTSEYNNERLKTLQTNVTTYKKQIASLEEKNKAYNATIAKHEVSLQHLRDEALNAQGKLAAAEIQVENLRLECKLLRDTELRLQTEKEILNRERQGQSLLLKNLELIKASLERVEVETRAKIESRLDEATRECSALRRRLQEEQDRFRELASHLERQTETAKSRMQEEKDAADQLRKEMAQLRAEFSEKNKANEELAKKLKIALTPNSDGSFDSMKKIKELENKLSDRDAEIQSLQAQLNVAKEHIKQYCDISEGAEKELKTLHTEYQKYKSETEAKLSDYTQKLQHLEEKCGELEAELTLQANGEQSTSNNALRRELAEAKEELKTALANYDNSQSELAAMRTEIAKMSEAVIKAEEKYNHEMMLHSTDIQALSIVKEELSRAQNQINELVALKNNAVENLETEKAAWAEREKMIAAENAQLMERFKDLNDQNSLLHNQIQALGTQLSVTHASRSMSESMNESANDSSMNVSVSEEDGKSSEQLFQIVKFLRKEKDIAMAKSDILNAENMRLKSQLEIAEKQLDSAKLALATERETSEVSMVTVNKQSDILRKVETLNALTDSNRILREERDTLTSRVEELTASTRQLEDKLGPLQEKINDMTSRNETLQSENTSLKADSARWRTRVNALVERANKTSPEDWKRLQNERETLAKMLTSEKDNTRKANEELGALRVEKSKLEEQYTVLSRQQSTLVEENKRLTEEINTLRDDMARVTEELTKVKAELAAALETNAKLTEEVASKDASLNDIRNKEMQIRKIAKKYKVQYEELAKTVEEEKKKTEGEAAAADAASAESAKKMDAQLTEIQAQLEAEKANNEKLKQEIDSLRTANTDKEEKAKVVLKQAKNKIVQLTELKNTLSRELDESRTKIGAIEQSNRDEQDVRLALIKSQYEGRVSRLEKERTEAQAEKTREIEALQQKITMLQRQLQSQASASKQQTTTEKTTTDPPTANIKPMAGVAQQSAHTMARGRGGETPLASIRPMAQVGPTAPHDAHTTEYMPASSSRPLPRAALAASTAPPESTQDMDTSEAGMGSSGSSDSSAQPSSHSQAPQQAVALVMPRIEQPSGASSVAAVSGSASATVTSVAAPAAPAASLQGATSGTPTSAASAQPSGGVSTSHAPAGVSTTHPPGVSTSQPPAGVSTSQPPPGVSTSQPPPDARPPKRRLQSRPVTAKRTRVQQGFERSVEVEYQVPTSSRCDQDDEGVIVVDSEEDDERCSGTMYREGEEDEEDMEEEQEVEAGEEEEEVEEGTDGDASAAHQESPAQSPMGGSEGELSGAGAGEPDSEPAPQGPQIEAISSGTEPSGALSLGGSGGDDGDDSIVPSTPTLYVPRRNDGFGEAVVSPLGAGGAGVPSGAAGARFTFAEAGAASHHDTHADLAAALPPAMPQPSPAISDSRSEGNESREWEESRVEEEAAAVSSQGSEPSSPHQVAEEGREAEASAPAGAPRRGPPPRALSPHQRWMRAADSESGPRGRGMRPRGRPSRRAHYRY
- the LOC134795498 gene encoding nucleoprotein TPR isoform X2; the encoded protein is MEAAGTDAGAKNHLENALSETEIANLPAVVADKINTYIDQKFEEYLTSKALHETSKTQIGDKISELEGAITELTAKYEDAAKKLLVADESVAELEKQLTTLNAEQDKARDKIARLENEAVSLKSARDAAVDERNDLTRILERRDTEIERLTANEVSLSQQLRAAIDAKCEALALNDETQSKELALQYREKRIEQERTLLNSQISGLTEEVNRLTSELQTVRLNSTSRLVNVETQLAEKLEELNAANETIAQLNEVKKNLNIRAENLTQRLLEQREVENKMTDNYKKELDAKTKLADLFKTMHDDAEAKTMELTEGISELQKLLNEATEKYGELETKYKQSELDHEELMEKKNEIISSLKNELEHANDLLKAANAQNLDMALSDLAPSAATASKLLKSGMSLTQIYSQLVKVTDELAQEKEENRRLNITINTIVQELEEKAPMLQKQKIEYEEAIESNTALSQQIDSLVIECNRLRDDYNESSKIANHYSRENTRLKGELADLGRQVCFLLKEIEHSRGGLLPNGDHDASNTASNATNSSDLSSSRIISKTLVTFSDIQELQANNQKLLRMVRDLTDKQEEFERHKEQFETGEMQNKIESLKNRVLELTEAQDRQTKMVNGLIRQRDMFKKLYHDLMKGKRHEISSVLEDIDMEKGDSFTMDTTEKPQKPVLETAALEIKLKETEKHLELLKEEYKTYKEEKLINEKMLFEQIDNMRQEISKLTAANSKSSSTSEYNNERLKTLQTNVTTYKKQIASLEEKNKAYNATIAKHEVSLQHLRDEALNAQGKLAAAEIQVENLRLECKLLRDTELRLQTEKEILNRERQGQSLLLKNLELIKASLERVEVETRAKIESRLDEATRECSALRRRLQEEQDRFRELASHLERQTETAKSRMQEEKDAADQLRKEMAQLRAEFSEKNKANEELAKKLKIALTPNSDGSFDSMKKIKELENKLSDRDAEIQSLQAQLNVAKEHIKQYCDISEGAEKELKTLHTEYQKYKSETEAKLSDYTQKLQHLEEKCGELEAELTLQANGEQSTSNNALRRELAEAKEELKTALANYDNSQSELAAMRTEIAKMSEAVIKAEEKYNHEMMLHSTDIQALSIVKEELSRAQNQINELVALKNNAVENLETEKAAWAEREKMIAAENAQLMERFKDLNDQNSLLHNQIQALGTQLSVTHASRSMSESMNESANDSSMNVSVSEEDGKSSEQLFQIVKFLRKEKDIAMAKSDILNAENMRLKSQLEIAEKQLDSAKLALATERETSEVSMVTVNKQSDILRKVETLNALTDSNRILREERDTLTSRVEELTASTRQLEDKLGPLQEKINDMTSRNETLQSENTSLKADSARWRTRVNALVERANKTSPEDWKRLQNERETLAKMLTSEKDNTRKANEELGALRVEKSKLEEQYTVLSRQQSTLVEENKRLTEEINTLRDDMARVTEELTKVKAELAAALETNAKLTEEVASKDASLNDIRNKEMQIRKIAKKYKVQYEELAKTVEEEKKKTEGEAAAADAASAESAKKMDAQLTEIQAQLEAEKANNEKLKQEIDSLRTANTDKEEKAKVVLKQAKNKIVQLTELKNTLSRELDESRTKIGAIEQSNRDEQDVRLALIKSQYEGRVSRLEKERTEAQAEKTREIEALQQKITMLQRQLQSQASASKQQTTTEKTTTDPPTANIKPMAGVAQQSAHTMARGRGGETPLASIRPMAQVGPTAPHDAHTTEYMPASSSRPLPRAALAASTAPPESTQDMDTSEAGMGSSGSSDSSAQPSSHSQAPQQAVALVMPRIEQPSGASSVAAVSGSASATVTSVAAPAAPAASLQGATSGTPTSAASAQPSGGVSTSHAPAGVSTTHPPGVSTSQPPAGVSTSQPPPGVSTSQPPPDARPPKRRLQSRPVTAKRTRVQGFERSVEVEYQVPTSSRCDQDDEGVIVVDSEEDDERCSGTMYREGEEDEEDMEEEQEVEAGEEEEEVEEGTDGDASAAHQESPAQSPMGGSEGELSGAGAGEPDSEPAPQGPQIEAISSGTEPSGALSLGGSGGDDGDDSIVPSTPTLYVPRRNDGFGEAVVSPLGAGGAGVPSGAAGARFTFAEAGAASHHDTHADLAAALPPAMPQPSPAISDSRSEGNESREWEESRVEEEAAAVSSQGSEPSSPHQVAEEGREAEASAPAGAPRRGPPPRALSPHQRWMRAADSESGPRGRGMRPRGRPSRRAHYRY